A region of Paenibacillus sp. DNA encodes the following proteins:
- a CDS encoding xylulokinase yields MSWVASFDIGTTNMKGVLLSEDARAAHERSVPLPLEERDGRVEQRPDEWMGALRAIVEQWRDDGVAAEDIRLVAFSGQMQDLIPVDGDGRPVGPAILYSDGRAEAEAEELVRRVGRERIADLTANPFNGTQPLAKLLWMKRREPERYARVARAFISAKDYVVAQLTGAAVTDPTSASTAGCMDIRSMDWSGELLAAAETPRGLLPRIAWPGEVVGAVRDDAARLTGLAAGTPVLCGIGDAGATTLGAGVYSEERSYIYLGTTGWAATMSRAWGSTALGAFNLAYFEPGAYVSIAPLLNAGNVYRWGASALAGQDAAGEADYEAFERLAREGLAEPNSLLFLPYLHGERYPVQDLAASGCLVGLKPSTTRSQMAAAVLEGTALAIRQVIETLSARRPQGDIVVIGGGARSAAWCGVLADALQARIRTPARSEFLPAVAAGALGFPALGWGRASEGMERHLARLEFRTYAPDEGKRAYYDEKFRRYAKMYPAFASVWSEA; encoded by the coding sequence ATGAGTTGGGTGGCATCGTTCGATATCGGAACGACAAATATGAAGGGCGTGCTGCTGTCGGAAGACGCTCGCGCCGCGCACGAGCGGAGCGTGCCGCTTCCGCTCGAAGAGCGCGACGGGCGGGTCGAGCAGCGGCCGGACGAGTGGATGGGCGCGCTGCGCGCCATCGTGGAGCAGTGGCGGGACGACGGCGTCGCCGCGGAAGACATTCGGCTCGTCGCGTTCAGCGGGCAAATGCAGGATCTCATCCCGGTGGACGGCGACGGCCGTCCGGTCGGCCCGGCGATCTTGTATTCGGACGGCCGGGCGGAAGCCGAAGCGGAGGAGCTTGTTCGCCGCGTCGGCCGGGAGCGGATCGCGGACTTGACGGCGAATCCGTTCAACGGCACGCAGCCGCTCGCGAAGCTGCTGTGGATGAAGCGGCGCGAGCCGGAGCGGTACGCCCGCGTCGCCCGCGCGTTCATCAGCGCCAAGGATTACGTCGTCGCGCAGCTGACCGGCGCCGCCGTCACGGATCCGACGAGCGCATCGACGGCAGGCTGCATGGACATCCGCTCCATGGATTGGAGCGGCGAGCTGCTCGCGGCGGCGGAGACGCCGCGCGGCCTGCTGCCGCGCATCGCGTGGCCGGGCGAGGTCGTCGGCGCCGTGCGGGACGACGCCGCCCGGCTGACGGGGCTGGCGGCGGGCACGCCCGTCCTGTGCGGCATCGGGGACGCCGGCGCGACGACGCTCGGGGCAGGCGTCTATTCCGAGGAGCGGTCGTACATTTATTTGGGGACGACGGGCTGGGCCGCGACGATGTCGCGCGCATGGGGCAGCACGGCGCTGGGCGCCTTCAACCTGGCGTATTTCGAGCCGGGGGCGTACGTCTCGATCGCGCCGCTGCTGAACGCGGGCAACGTGTACCGCTGGGGCGCGTCCGCTTTGGCCGGGCAAGATGCTGCGGGGGAAGCGGACTACGAAGCGTTCGAGCGGCTGGCGCGGGAAGGGCTGGCGGAACCGAATTCGCTGCTGTTTCTGCCGTATTTGCACGGCGAACGGTACCCGGTGCAAGATTTGGCCGCGAGCGGCTGCCTCGTCGGCTTGAAGCCGTCGACGACGCGGAGCCAGATGGCCGCCGCCGTGCTGGAGGGGACCGCGCTGGCGATCCGGCAGGTGATCGAAACGCTGTCGGCGCGCCGCCCGCAGGGCGACATCGTCGTCATCGGAGGCGGCGCGAGGAGCGCGGCGTGGTGCGGCGTCCTGGCGGACGCGCTGCAGGCGCGCATCCGGACGCCCGCGCGGTCGGAATTTTTGCCGGCCGTCGCCGCCGGGGCGCTCGGCTTCCCCGCGCTGGGGTGGGGCCGCGCGTCGGAAGGGATGGAGCGGCATCTCGCTCGGCTCGAATTCCGGACGTACGCGCCGGACGAAGGAAAGCGCGCATACTATGACGAGAAGTTCCGACGCTATGCGAAAATGTACCCCGCGTTCGCTTCCGTATGGTCGGAAGCATAG
- a CDS encoding DNA-3-methyladenine glycosylase — translation MTAAELAREPHVVPIQIAPPFNAKLLFERYEQVGNRARLVRLEPDQLRFVRAIRVGGRAVPVAVRFGGDVEEPTALVELPPGLDDAERAQAIRAVAHMIGADVDLEPFYARFAGDPRFAPLLAPLRGSKLLLDPDPFECLVKTIVTQQLNLAFAGTLIERLAILAGDALEHEGKTLFAFPDAEAVARLSYDALRPLAFSQRKAEYVIDSARAVVDGRLDWANVEGMSDEEAVAELTRFRGIGRWTVECLLIFAYGRPDLLPAADVGLRNAVRNVYDLDAQPSAADIDKLGAEWAPWRTYATYYLWESLRLKAE, via the coding sequence ATGACCGCGGCCGAACTCGCGCGCGAGCCGCACGTCGTGCCGATCCAAATCGCTCCGCCCTTCAACGCGAAGCTGCTGTTCGAGCGGTACGAACAGGTCGGCAACCGCGCCCGCCTCGTCCGCCTCGAGCCGGACCAGCTCCGTTTCGTGCGCGCGATCCGCGTCGGCGGCAGAGCGGTTCCGGTCGCGGTGCGTTTCGGCGGCGACGTCGAGGAGCCGACGGCGCTCGTCGAGCTGCCGCCCGGCCTCGACGATGCCGAGCGCGCGCAGGCGATCCGCGCCGTCGCGCATATGATCGGAGCCGACGTCGACCTCGAGCCGTTCTACGCGCGGTTCGCCGGCGACCCGCGCTTCGCTCCGCTGCTCGCCCCGCTCCGCGGCTCGAAGCTGCTGCTCGATCCGGATCCGTTCGAATGTCTCGTCAAGACGATCGTCACGCAGCAGCTTAACCTCGCGTTCGCGGGGACGCTCATCGAGCGGCTCGCCATTCTCGCCGGGGACGCGCTCGAGCACGAGGGAAAGACGCTCTTCGCGTTTCCCGACGCGGAAGCGGTCGCGCGCCTATCGTACGACGCGCTCCGCCCGCTCGCGTTCTCGCAGCGCAAGGCCGAATACGTGATCGATTCGGCCCGCGCCGTCGTCGACGGGCGCCTTGATTGGGCGAACGTCGAGGGGATGAGCGACGAGGAAGCGGTCGCCGAGCTGACGCGCTTTCGCGGCATCGGCCGCTGGACCGTCGAATGTCTGCTCATTTTCGCATACGGCCGCCCGGACCTGCTGCCGGCCGCCGACGTCGGCCTGCGCAACGCCGTCCGGAACGTGTACGACCTGGACGCGCAGCCGAGCGCGGCGGACATCGACAAGCTCGGCGCCGAATGGGCGCCGTGGCGCACGTACGCCACATACTACTTGTGGGAATCGCTTCGATTGAAAGCCGAATAA
- the trpA gene encoding tryptophan synthase subunit alpha gives MSVTFRSEANEAAFRRAERRGEALLAGYLIATDPEPAASLDIVREAVVAGIDIVELGVPSARPHLDGDIIRRGHRRVRRRGDLTREALLAYWRDVRRAVDAPIWAMGYEADVVSSGLYRALLEERLVDGLLVPDCPLERLLPIEAEAAAHGADVVRFVSPAMPDEELARACRGAAVLYAQSYAGATGDPFAKVGRLDELCERVRRLAPGCKIVAGFGLRTPEKVRLAVESGFDGAVVGSVLVNRCENGERDYLYRLIAEMKMTTLRSGGV, from the coding sequence ATGAGCGTGACGTTTCGAAGCGAGGCGAACGAAGCCGCGTTTCGGCGGGCCGAGCGGCGCGGGGAGGCGCTGCTCGCCGGGTATTTGATCGCGACCGACCCGGAGCCGGCGGCTTCGCTCGACATCGTGCGGGAAGCGGTCGTCGCGGGGATCGACATCGTCGAGCTCGGGGTGCCGAGCGCCCGGCCTCATCTGGACGGGGACATCATCCGGCGCGGGCATCGGCGGGTGCGCCGGCGCGGCGATTTGACCCGGGAGGCGCTGCTCGCGTACTGGCGGGACGTCCGCCGCGCCGTCGACGCCCCGATTTGGGCGATGGGGTACGAGGCGGACGTCGTCTCGAGCGGGCTGTACCGGGCGCTGCTCGAGGAGCGGCTCGTCGACGGGCTGCTCGTGCCGGACTGCCCGTTGGAGCGGCTGCTCCCGATCGAAGCGGAGGCGGCGGCGCACGGGGCGGACGTCGTCCGCTTCGTCTCGCCGGCGATGCCGGACGAAGAGCTCGCGCGGGCGTGCCGCGGGGCGGCGGTGCTGTACGCGCAGTCGTACGCGGGGGCGACGGGCGATCCGTTCGCGAAGGTCGGCCGCTTGGACGAGCTGTGCGAGCGGGTGCGCCGCCTTGCGCCCGGCTGCAAAATCGTCGCCGGCTTCGGCCTCAGGACGCCGGAGAAGGTGCGGCTCGCGGTGGAGAGCGGATTCGACGGCGCGGTCGTCGGCTCGGTGCTCGTGAACCGATGCGAGAACGGCGAGCGGGACTATTTGTACCGATTGATCGCGGAGATGAAAATGACGACGTTGAGAAGCGGGGGCGTCTAG
- the mnmA gene encoding tRNA 2-thiouridine(34) synthase MnmA, with protein sequence MTTPTKSPSETRVVVGMSGGVDSSVTALLLKRQGYDVIGVFMKNWDDTDEFGVCTAEEDAEDVRRVCAQIGIPSYTVNFEKEYYDKVFQYFLDEYRAGRTPNPDVMCNREIKFGEFLAKAMELGADYVATGHYARVVEEDGEFKLLRGVDRNKDQTYFLNALNQKQLSKAMFPIGGYAKPEIRAIAEEAGLATAKKKDSTGVCFIGEKNFREFLSNYLPARPGDIRTFDGEVKGRHDGLMYYTLGQRQGLGIGGGGSGEPWFVADKDLERNILYVVQGESDPRLYSHKLEATGVSWIAGRPPADGTFACGAKFRYRQPDQGVRVTMTGADTCVVEFDAPQKAITPGQAVVFYDGETCLGGGTIDRVLKADGESLLMGAGLGRA encoded by the coding sequence GTGACAACCCCTACGAAATCTCCTTCCGAAACCCGGGTCGTCGTCGGCATGTCCGGCGGCGTGGACAGCTCCGTGACGGCGCTGCTGCTCAAGCGGCAAGGCTACGACGTCATCGGCGTGTTCATGAAAAACTGGGACGACACCGACGAATTCGGCGTGTGCACCGCCGAGGAGGACGCCGAGGACGTGCGCCGCGTTTGCGCGCAAATCGGCATCCCGTCGTACACGGTCAACTTCGAGAAGGAATATTACGATAAAGTGTTCCAATATTTCCTGGACGAATACCGGGCCGGCCGCACGCCGAACCCGGACGTCATGTGCAATCGGGAAATTAAATTCGGCGAGTTTCTCGCGAAAGCGATGGAGCTCGGCGCCGACTACGTCGCGACGGGCCATTACGCGCGCGTCGTCGAAGAGGACGGCGAATTTAAACTGCTGCGCGGCGTCGACCGGAACAAAGACCAAACGTACTTCCTCAACGCGCTGAACCAAAAGCAGCTCTCCAAAGCGATGTTCCCGATCGGCGGCTACGCGAAGCCGGAAATCCGGGCGATCGCCGAAGAAGCGGGCCTCGCGACGGCGAAAAAGAAGGACAGCACGGGCGTCTGCTTCATCGGCGAGAAAAACTTCCGCGAGTTCCTGAGCAACTACTTGCCCGCGCGCCCCGGCGACATCCGCACGTTCGACGGCGAAGTGAAAGGCCGCCACGACGGCTTGATGTATTACACGCTCGGGCAGCGGCAGGGGCTCGGCATCGGAGGCGGCGGCTCGGGCGAGCCGTGGTTCGTCGCCGACAAAGATCTCGAGCGCAACATCCTGTACGTCGTGCAGGGCGAATCCGATCCGCGATTGTATTCGCATAAGCTCGAAGCGACCGGCGTCAGCTGGATCGCGGGCCGCCCGCCGGCGGACGGTACGTTCGCCTGCGGCGCGAAATTCCGCTACCGGCAGCCGGACCAAGGCGTGCGCGTCACGATGACGGGCGCGGACACGTGCGTCGTCGAATTCGACGCGCCGCAGAAGGCGATTACGCCGGGCCAAGCGGTCGTATTCTACGATGGCGAAACGTGCCTCGGCGGCGGGACGATCGATCGCGTGCTGAAGGCGGACGGCGAATCGCTGCTCATGGGCGCGGGGCTCGGTCGGGCATGA
- a CDS encoding sugar ABC transporter ATP-binding protein — translation MSLLKVEHLDKKFGRHYALQDVTFELTAGEVHALVGENGAGKSTLIKTITGLYAPDGGSILWKGKPVAISDPAAARRLGVNVVHQDRHLIPGFTGYENLYLGLDYPNAGFGFGIDWKRMKERARSLAEQLGVALDLNKPAAAMSPPEKTVLEILRAMMLDCQLLILDEPTAALTDREADKLFALIDRLKRQGTAVLYVSHRLDEIFRIADRITVFRNGKRVRTERTADTNKDELIRWMSGAAESMASAAPNEPAAPASEAPPRRLGRSRPPGAALLEIEGLTTADGRVANASLRVYEGEIVGVFGLAGSGRTEMLEAIYGLRRIAAGRIRLGGEEVRRPTPRRSLDRGIVLIPEERKRDALVLSMSIRENMTLPVIRQFGRALSLNVRKERQTVARWIEALKVKATGGEQAVGQLSGGNQQKVVFAKALLSEPRVFLCDEPTQAVDVMTREEIHRLLREQADDGRGVVFVSSDLQEVLELADRIYVLREGAVAAELANDGVAAEDVLAVCFHQNRKGDTHHG, via the coding sequence GTGAGCTTACTGAAGGTCGAGCATCTCGATAAAAAATTCGGGCGCCATTACGCGCTGCAGGACGTGACGTTCGAGCTGACGGCGGGGGAGGTGCACGCGCTCGTCGGGGAGAACGGCGCCGGCAAATCGACGCTGATCAAGACGATTACAGGCTTGTACGCGCCCGACGGCGGCTCCATCCTGTGGAAGGGGAAGCCGGTCGCGATCAGCGACCCGGCCGCCGCCCGGCGCCTCGGGGTGAACGTCGTGCACCAGGACCGCCATTTGATTCCGGGCTTTACCGGATACGAAAATTTGTACCTCGGGCTGGACTATCCGAACGCCGGCTTCGGCTTCGGCATCGATTGGAAGCGAATGAAGGAACGAGCGCGCTCGCTCGCCGAGCAGCTCGGAGTCGCGCTCGATTTGAACAAGCCCGCCGCGGCGATGTCGCCGCCGGAGAAGACGGTGCTCGAAATTTTGCGCGCGATGATGCTGGACTGCCAGCTGCTGATCCTCGACGAGCCGACCGCCGCCTTGACCGACCGGGAAGCCGACAAGCTGTTCGCGCTGATCGATCGGCTGAAGCGGCAGGGGACGGCCGTGCTGTACGTGTCGCATCGGCTGGACGAAATTTTCCGCATCGCGGACCGCATTACAGTGTTTCGCAACGGCAAGCGGGTGCGCACGGAGCGGACGGCGGATACGAACAAGGACGAGTTGATCCGCTGGATGAGCGGGGCCGCGGAGTCCATGGCATCCGCGGCGCCCAATGAGCCGGCTGCGCCGGCATCGGAAGCGCCGCCCCGTCGCCTCGGGCGGAGCCGTCCGCCCGGCGCTGCGCTGCTCGAGATCGAAGGGCTGACGACCGCGGACGGGCGCGTCGCGAACGCGAGCCTCCGCGTCTACGAGGGCGAAATCGTCGGCGTGTTCGGCCTCGCCGGTTCGGGACGGACGGAAATGCTGGAAGCGATCTACGGGCTGCGCCGCATCGCCGCCGGCCGCATCCGGCTGGGCGGGGAAGAGGTGCGCCGTCCGACGCCGCGCCGCTCGCTCGACCGCGGCATCGTCCTTATTCCCGAGGAACGGAAACGGGATGCGCTCGTGCTGTCGATGTCGATCCGCGAAAATATGACGCTGCCCGTCATTCGGCAGTTCGGCCGCGCGCTGTCGCTGAACGTTCGCAAGGAGCGCCAAACGGTCGCGCGCTGGATCGAAGCGCTGAAGGTGAAGGCGACCGGCGGGGAGCAGGCCGTCGGCCAGCTGAGCGGCGGCAACCAGCAGAAGGTCGTGTTCGCGAAAGCGCTGCTGTCCGAGCCGCGGGTGTTTCTGTGCGACGAGCCGACGCAGGCGGTCGACGTCATGACGCGGGAGGAAATTCACAGGCTGCTGCGGGAGCAGGCCGACGACGGACGCGGCGTCGTGTTCGTCTCCTCCGACCTGCAGGAGGTGCTCGAGCTCGCGGACCGCATCTACGTGCTGCGGGAAGGCGCCGTCGCGGCGGAGCTCGCGAACGACGGCGTCGCCGCGGAGGATGTGCTCGCCGTCTGCTTCCATCAGAATCGAAAGGGTGACACGCATCATGGCTGA
- the cymR gene encoding cysteine metabolism transcriptional regulator CymR, with amino-acid sequence MKISTKGRYGLTIMMELAVRYGEGPTSLKAIAEKHNLSEHYLEQLIAPLRNAGLVKSVRGAYGGYVLSEAPEDVTAGRIIRLLEGPISPVDFTEEDDPAKRDLWIRIRDSIAAVLDSTTLASLISFKAGEGQQDGSYMFYI; translated from the coding sequence TTGAAAATATCGACGAAAGGCCGCTACGGTCTTACGATCATGATGGAGCTTGCAGTCCGCTACGGAGAAGGTCCGACGTCGCTCAAAGCGATCGCCGAGAAGCACAACTTGTCCGAACACTACTTAGAGCAGCTCATCGCGCCATTGCGCAACGCCGGACTCGTGAAGAGCGTTCGGGGCGCATACGGCGGTTACGTGCTGTCCGAGGCGCCGGAAGACGTGACGGCCGGCCGCATCATTCGCTTGCTGGAAGGGCCGATCTCCCCCGTGGACTTCACGGAAGAGGACGATCCGGCTAAGCGCGATTTATGGATCCGCATCCGCGACTCGATCGCCGCGGTGCTCGACTCGACGACGCTGGCGTCGCTCATTTCCTTCAAAGCCGGCGAAGGACAGCAGGACGGCAGCTATATGTTTTACATTTAG
- a CDS encoding ABC transporter permease produces MAERSGRIDWVRFFRTYGTLIAGGLIIVAFSALSPQSFATVDNFISITRQISFLVIIAIGATLVMSVGEFDLSVGAMASFGGVCAALLAVGGAPLPLVFLAPTAIAFLIGYGNGWIVTRFRVLSFITTLAMGTILGGVNFRLTNGATVFQNIPESFRYVGQTMWFGVPALSFIMLAVVVLFWYVMAHTTFGRKLYAIGGNESASRVAGVNVRRNKNVAFALCSALAALTGILLASRLGSAHPTGGSGLFLPAYAAAFLGMTSFKDGIPNVWGTFVGAAIIGVLANGLTILQVPTFMQDVITGCIVIAAVLVQKLGRDAA; encoded by the coding sequence ATGGCTGAACGGAGCGGCCGCATCGATTGGGTGCGTTTTTTCCGCACATACGGCACGTTGATCGCCGGCGGATTGATCATTGTCGCGTTTTCCGCGCTGAGCCCGCAATCTTTCGCTACCGTAGATAATTTCATTTCGATTACGAGGCAAATTTCGTTCCTCGTCATTATCGCGATCGGGGCGACGCTCGTCATGTCGGTCGGCGAGTTCGATTTGTCCGTCGGCGCGATGGCGAGCTTCGGCGGCGTCTGCGCCGCGCTGCTCGCGGTCGGCGGCGCGCCGCTGCCGCTCGTCTTCCTCGCCCCGACGGCGATCGCGTTCCTGATCGGCTACGGCAACGGGTGGATCGTCACGCGGTTTCGCGTGCTTAGCTTCATCACGACGCTCGCGATGGGCACGATTCTCGGCGGCGTCAATTTCCGCCTGACGAACGGGGCGACGGTGTTCCAGAACATTCCGGAATCGTTCCGCTACGTCGGCCAGACGATGTGGTTCGGCGTTCCGGCGCTGTCCTTCATCATGTTGGCGGTCGTCGTCCTCTTCTGGTACGTCATGGCGCATACGACGTTCGGCCGCAAGCTGTACGCGATCGGCGGCAACGAATCGGCTTCGCGGGTGGCGGGCGTCAACGTGCGGCGCAACAAGAACGTCGCGTTCGCGCTGTGCTCGGCGCTGGCGGCGCTGACGGGCATCCTGCTCGCCTCGCGGCTCGGCTCCGCCCATCCGACGGGCGGCTCCGGCTTGTTCCTACCCGCGTACGCGGCGGCGTTCCTCGGTATGACGTCCTTCAAGGACGGCATTCCGAACGTCTGGGGCACGTTCGTCGGCGCCGCGATCATCGGCGTGCTGGCGAACGGACTGACGATTTTGCAGGTGCCAACGTTCATGCAGGACGTCATTACCGGCTGCATCGTGATCGCGGCGGTGCTCGTCCAGAAGCTGGGGCGCGACGCCGCATGA